The DNA sequence CGGCAGAGCCCTACGGACAGGTGACCATGACCGAGACCACCACGGGGACCTTCTATGCCTCGGATACGGGGAGCAGGGGGTTCGATGACGATATCGTGCTGATGGTCGCGGTGAAGAACCGGGCCGACGGGACGCTCCCCGACGACCTGCGCATCACGGTCGGCGCCGGGGGGTACCAGTGGGAACCGATGCCCGAACTCAACCAGCCCCCGGGGATGGGGGATATCACCTATGTGGCGGAGAGTGCGGCGGTCACCCTCACGGCCGGCGACTTTACCTATGGCCCCCAGTCGTGGAAACCCGCAGGGGACAACGACCCCTTCAATTACCCCATCTACTACGGCCAGAATGTTGCTGCGGGGGAGGACTTCTCCCTCCTCTTCGTCGACCTGCACGCGGGGACCATCGGCCTGAATTCGGGTCTCTCCGGTCTCATCGATGCGGGCATGGTCCGCATTGACACCAGCGTCGAAGGGTGCGACACGCTGGTCTCGTTCTCCGTCTACGGCTGGTGCAAACAGTCCAATCAGGGTGAAGGCATCTCATGGACGAACCGGCTCTCCGGGGCCGGCAGCAGCGGGTACGCCGTCGCCGGCAGCGGCGGCGGTGGGGGTGGCGACGCTCCCGCAGGCAGCGGCAGCACGGGCGGTGGGAATTCGGGCGACTCATCGGATGCCGTCCCCGCCTCCTCGTACATCCCGCCGTCTGCGCCTGCCGACTGGGACTCATCCTTCGGCGCCCTGAATGTGACCTCCTCTCCTGGCGGCGCTGCCATCTTCATCGACGAGGTTGCGGTCGGGGGAACGACGAATATGACGATCGAGACCCTGCCGTCAGGGTTGTACATTGTCCGGGTCGAACGCGAGGGCTATGAGACCCCGGACGATGCCGTGGTGACCATCCGCGACAATGCGACGAAGTCGCTCCACTTCACCCTCATCCCGAAGGAAGGGGTGATCTACGTCTACTCCGATCCGACGGGGGCGGAGGTCTGGGTGGACGGGGTGAAGACCCCGGTCAGGACGAACGGCGTCGTTCATATTCCCTGCGGGAACCACACGGTCAGGATGAACTACGGGGAATTCCTTGCGGTGGAACGGAACGTCACGGTATCCGATGCAGAGCCGGCCACGGTATTCGTCTCCTTCACCGAGGGGGGGACGTCCCTGACTTGGATGCAGGGGACACATCTCCCGACGAAACACCGGTTGCCACGGCATCTATTGTCACCGGGACTCCCGCCGGGACTTCCGGGGCGGAGCAGGGCGGCGACGGGGGCGATGCTTCCTTTTTTGGCGGAATGTGGTCATGGCTGCTCGGACTCTTCGGGGCCGATGCATCTCAGGGCACCGCGGACGCCGCCGGGATGAATGGCACAAATACGGAAGTGGCCGGTGATACGTCTGTACCGGCGCTGATGCCGGAACCGACGTCGGTGGCGGCGATGGTAAATGGCACCCCCGCATCGGTGCCGGATGCCGGTGAATGCGCCCCCTCGCTCCTCCCCGGCGGCGTGTATGTCTCTTCCCTCCCCGGCGGAGCGGAGGTCCGGGTGGATGGCCTGACGGAGCCGGGGCGAACCCCCTGCGTCGTCGCCGGTCTCAAACCCGGTCCCCACCAGGTGGCGGTGATCGGAGGGGCCGGGGCCCGGACGATGCTTTCGCGGACCGTCTGGGTCTATCCCGGCGCGGTGACGCCGGCGGACTTTGATTTCGTCGGCACCGTCTATACGGCAACGATGGCGGCGGACCCCGACCAGGGATATGAAGGATTGCCGATGACCGTCGACGGCGCCTACCCGGAACTCTCCACCTCGACGGCAGTGACGGTGAAGCAGTCCGGCTCCTACATCACGTTCCGTGAAGGGGAGAATCTCTATTCCTGCATGGTTGCCACCGTGGGGGACATGAACCATGTCGTCGAGTGGAAGCGCCGTCCGCTTGCCTCGGTGGAGGTCGTGACCGAACCTGCAGGTGCGATGGTATTTGTCGACGGCTACCTGATGGACGACCGGACGCCGTGCACCATTGCCACCGTCTCCGAAGGGCGGCACTATGTGATGGTTGCAAAGGAGGGATACCTTCCCGACGGACAGGAGATCAATATCGCCGATACGATTCAGGACTGCGACCGGACGGTCCCGTTCCTGCTGAAAGAGTATGCGGCAGGCACCCTGAACGTCACCAGTGAACCGGATGCGGCCAGCATCTTCCTGAACGGGCGCTATACGGGGCTCTCGACTCCCGCGACCTTCGCTGACCTTCCTATCGGCACCTATGAGGTGGGATGTTCGAAGAACGGCACCATGGCAGGTTCGCGAAGCGTCACCGTGACCCCCGCCGCCACGGTCGCCTGCGCCATCCTTCTGGATCCGGTGACAGGGACCTGAAATCACCTTTTTTTGCCTCTTCGCGATGATAAGAGGCAGTATTATCACTGAGGATGACCGATGAACTACCATGGGCACCGAGAAGATCATCGAGAGTGATCTGGACCAGGGAACCGGCGTTTCCGGACGGCGACCACCGGAACGGCACCCCGTGATAGAGGAGGAACCGGAGCGTCCTCTCTCCCACGATGAAAAGATCGACGCCGGGGGTCCGCACACGCCCGAAAAGGCAGAGGCCGTGAAAGAACAGGTAAAGCAGGGGAAAAAGGGATTCGGCCGCATCTCGTTCGACAAAAAGAACGATTCCGATATTTTTTCTGATTAGACGGGTCCGGGGGCGAATGTCAGGACGACTACATCGTCCGGCCGTGCCGGGACCACTTCCCGTGTTCCTTCGTAGAGCTCCAGCGTTCCGGTGACGGAAAGCACCTGCCCTCCGGCGAAGGTGCGGCCGTCCGCCACCTGCCGGGGGATGAAGACCGTCGTGCCGTTGATCGTGAGGATGGTATGGCCGCCCTGTGCGGTGGTGCGGGCGTCGTCGACCGTCCCCTCGAGGATGACGAGGTCGCCCGGTGCGGCCTCCCCGCTGTACGCGGCGGCAAAGGGGGCGGTACCGAGGGCCCCCAGGACGAGATGGGCGGCGGTGAGAAGGGCGATCACACCGGTAAGAAGGGCGATGGCGGTCTTCTCCTGCGGATGGAGCATATCCCAATATTTCTGTTTCATGACGTAAAAGAGCCGGTTTTCATACCGGGTCCCGCCTCATCCCAGTGGAGTCAACGGGTTCTGCTGAACAGCGCAGTGAACCGCAATCTACCTAAAGGGGGCATTCCTTCAGGTGTGTATGCATGTGAAGGCCGGAGGGGCGGGCGGCCACCGGGAAAAAGTTGTGGTCACCGCCCTCCTGATCTGTGCTCTCCTGATACCCTGCACGGCGGCCGTTCCGGGCAGGAGCGACGGTCCGAATGGGGCGGAGGACCTCTGGGGACCGTACCTGACGGGCATGGATGCCGAAAGCGTTCAGGTTCGCTGGCATGGTGATGGTGTCTCCGGTGTGGAATACCGGCAACCCGGGGGTACTGTCTGGAACGAAGCATCCGCCGTCTCCGCCGGGGAGGGGTTCTGGTATGCCCCGATCACCGGTCTTGCCCCGGATACGACCTATGAGTACCGCCTCGCGGACGGTCTCGGCGGCGGCCCGTACACCTTCACCACATTCCCTGCGGCGGGGCCTGTCACCTTTGCGGTGGTCGGCGACACGCAGGACGACCCGACGGTCCCCGTCCCGGACGGGCGGACGCCCCTCGTGGCAGCGGCGATCGCGGAGGATGAAGACTGCATGTTCCTCCTCCACCTCGGCGATACAGTCGGCGACCCCCGCGATGAGGCCGAATGGGGGCGGTTCTTTGCGGAGATGGGCCCGGTCATTGCGCATATTCCCCTCTATCCGGTGATGGGGAACCATGAACGCAACCTCACCGTCTGGTATGCCGCCTTCGGGTATCCGGAGTGGTACACCTTCTCCTGCGGCGATGTGCCCGTGGTCGTGCTCGACAGCAACGACTGGGCATCGCCGCGGGCTGAGGAGCAGGACGCCTGGTTGCAGGAGACCCTGGCGGAAACGGAAGGGTCCGCCATCGTTGCATTCCACCATCCGCCGTACGCCGACGACGCGAAGCACCCCGGCGGATGGCGGCAGTTCGCCGAGAGGTGGGAACCGCTCTTTGCGGTGCACAACGTGCCGCTTGTCCTCTCCGGCCATGTCCATGCCTACGAGCGCTACGATCGGGACGGACGGGTCTGGATCGTTGCGGGGACCGGGGGCGGTCCCCTGTATCCCCTGACGGATGAGAAGGGGGAGGGATGTATCGTGGCGGTCGAGCGCACCATCGGGTACCTCCGTATCGGCTATGATGGTGCAGGCGGGTGGACCGGCGTCTATACCGCCGCAGGAGAGATCACCGGCGAGGGGACGGCACGCCCATATGATGAACCGCAGGTGATGGATACGTTCTCTTTGCCTGCGTCCGCTCCGGACGAGGACATGACCCCACCAGTGGCCGATCCGTCCTGTCCCGCTCTTGCCGCGGTGGCATGGGGGGCGGCAGGGCTCCTCCTCGGAGTGCGCATACAAAACAGGGGTAATTAAATAAAATTAACTTTTTAAGGAAAAAAAGGAATCCTTTTCACATCCCCGGCCAACGCTATCATTTATACCAGATAAGGTGGTGTTCAGGCACGTGGTAAGAAAACAGTCAGTGATGCTGATCCTCATCCTCATGTGCTGTGCGGGATTTGTTCTGCATGCAGGAGCGGCAACGACGGAGGTCACAGTTACGCGGTACAGTTCCGACGGGGCGCTCCTCTCAGAGAACGGTCCCTACACGTTCGAGTGGATGGAGGCAAACCTGCCGGTCATGGGCGACGGGAGTACGCATTACTATATGCAGGGGCCGAGCTTTGACGAAGCAAATCTCTGGGATCCGTCGGAAACCGTCAATACGGAGAGCAGGGATCTGGGTGCGCTGAAGGGTACCGATGTGGCGGATCTCTGCGACCTTGCGGGAGGCATGAAGGAAGGGGACGTCCTCCGCATCATCGCCGAGGACGGGTTCTTCAAGAACTTCCCCTACACGTCTGTCTATGACCCCCCGGTACGGCAGGGGCCGATGGTTCTCGCCTGGTACAACGGCGGGGAACCCTCGGCCGCCGAGCCGCAGGGGCTGGGGTATCCACCTGACTACTACACCGGCATGCGCCTCGCCTTCTTTGCGGACACCTCGGTGAACCCGGATGGCAATCACATCTTCGGGAACACCGACATGCAGGCAGTACTTCCCGACGAATACCGGCATTATTTCAGCGGAAAATGGCCATCATCGAGCGGTCTTTCGGTGAAGTACGTCAGTGAACTCCGGATCATCGAAGCAGAGGGGCCGGCACCCGCCACCCCTGCCCCGGAGGAGACTACCGCGCCCGCTCCCGTGATCGCGGCGGCAGCCGCCCTGCTCTGTGCCGGGTGGTATGCGACCCGGCGCAGACGTGAGTGATATGAAGGTTGGCCGGCTCGTGTGTAGCGTATGCTGCCTTTTCCTCCTGATGCTGGTACTCGCAACTGTTCCTGCAGCCGCCGCCACGACTGAACTGACGGTTGTGCGATACACATCGACGGGCGCGGTTGCGCAGGAGAAGACCGTCACCTATGAGTGGATGGAGGCAAACCTGCCGGTGCAGGGCGACGGGACGACCCATTACTACCATCAGGGGCCCGTATTTGAAGGCGAATGGGAACGGGTGCATCCCGGTGAGACCTATGATTACTGGGACCCTGCCGAGACCGTGAACTACCGGACAAAGGACTATGGCGCGGCGAAAGGGACGGCGGTGCGGGACCTCTGTGATCTCGTGGGAGGCATGTCCGACGGAGATACTGTCAAAATCATTGCATCGGACGGTTTTTACAAATATTTCCCGTATGATGCGATATATCGCCCACCATCCCGTATGGGAACGGCGGTGGTGACATGGTACCGTCCTGATTACGGGTATGTCCCGAATTATTTTGAAGGCATGCGGCTCGTCTTTTTTGCGGATACCTCCACGAATCCGGACGGATGGCACGTATTCGGCATTACCGATATGAAGGAAACGCTGCCTGAAGAGTACTGGCACTGGTACTGGGGGAGTCCCACTGACAAGTATCCCACAACAACGGGTCTCTCGGTCCAGTATCTCTCCCGCATTGAAATTTATCCCGGTTCCTCGGGGGTCGGCCCCGTTAGCGGAGGGGGTGGGAGTGATGATTCCTTTACATGGAAGCCCGAGATGGGCCGCCTGAATGTCACCTCGAGTCCGTCCGGAGCCGCCGTAATTCTCGACGGCGAGGAGACGGAGTACCTCACCAATGCGAGCATTGCGGATCTGCCCGT is a window from the Methanovulcanius yangii genome containing:
- a CDS encoding argininosuccinate synthase yields the protein MVRKQSVMLILILMCCAGFVLHAGAATTEVTVTRYSSDGALLSENGPYTFEWMEANLPVMGDGSTHYYMQGPSFDEANLWDPSETVNTESRDLGALKGTDVADLCDLAGGMKEGDVLRIIAEDGFFKNFPYTSVYDPPVRQGPMVLAWYNGGEPSAAEPQGLGYPPDYYTGMRLAFFADTSVNPDGNHIFGNTDMQAVLPDEYRHYFSGKWPSSSGLSVKYVSELRIIEAEGPAPATPAPEETTAPAPVIAAAAALLCAGWYATRRRRE
- a CDS encoding PEGA domain-containing protein; amino-acid sequence: MQTRQDIRRTIPKRTPARILQCACTAGVVLLLLCGICAAPVAAADVPLTPLPDVKHVTLALQNGGTKYLKFDGGGLNSLHITTSTAEPYGQVTMTETTTGTFYASDTGSRGFDDDIVLMVAVKNRADGTLPDDLRITVGAGGYQWEPMPELNQPPGMGDITYVAESAAVTLTAGDFTYGPQSWKPAGDNDPFNYPIYYGQNVAAGEDFSLLFVDLHAGTIGLNSGLSGLIDAGMVRIDTSVEGCDTLVSFSVYGWCKQSNQGEGISWTNRLSGAGSSGYAVAGSGGGGGGDAPAGSGSTGGGNSGDSSDAVPASSYIPPSAPADWDSSFGALNVTSSPGGAAIFIDEVAVGGTTNMTIETLPSGLYIVRVEREGYETPDDAVVTIRDNATKSLHFTLIPKEGVIYVYSDPTGAEVWVDGVKTPVRTNGVVHIPCGNHTVRMNYGEFLAVERNVTVSDAEPATVFVSFTEGGTSLTWMQGTHLPTKHRLPRHLLSPGLPPGLPGRSRAATGAMLPFLAECGHGCSDSSGPMHLRAPRTPPG
- a CDS encoding PEGA domain-containing protein produces the protein MNGTNTEVAGDTSVPALMPEPTSVAAMVNGTPASVPDAGECAPSLLPGGVYVSSLPGGAEVRVDGLTEPGRTPCVVAGLKPGPHQVAVIGGAGARTMLSRTVWVYPGAVTPADFDFVGTVYTATMAADPDQGYEGLPMTVDGAYPELSTSTAVTVKQSGSYITFREGENLYSCMVATVGDMNHVVEWKRRPLASVEVVTEPAGAMVFVDGYLMDDRTPCTIATVSEGRHYVMVAKEGYLPDGQEINIADTIQDCDRTVPFLLKEYAAGTLNVTSEPDAASIFLNGRYTGLSTPATFADLPIGTYEVGCSKNGTMAGSRSVTVTPAATVACAILLDPVTGT
- a CDS encoding metallophosphoesterase family protein; the protein is MHVKAGGAGGHREKVVVTALLICALLIPCTAAVPGRSDGPNGAEDLWGPYLTGMDAESVQVRWHGDGVSGVEYRQPGGTVWNEASAVSAGEGFWYAPITGLAPDTTYEYRLADGLGGGPYTFTTFPAAGPVTFAVVGDTQDDPTVPVPDGRTPLVAAAIAEDEDCMFLLHLGDTVGDPRDEAEWGRFFAEMGPVIAHIPLYPVMGNHERNLTVWYAAFGYPEWYTFSCGDVPVVVLDSNDWASPRAEEQDAWLQETLAETEGSAIVAFHHPPYADDAKHPGGWRQFAERWEPLFAVHNVPLVLSGHVHAYERYDRDGRVWIVAGTGGGPLYPLTDEKGEGCIVAVERTIGYLRIGYDGAGGWTGVYTAAGEITGEGTARPYDEPQVMDTFSLPASAPDEDMTPPVADPSCPALAAVAWGAAGLLLGVRIQNRGN